From the genome of Brassica oleracea var. oleracea cultivar TO1000 chromosome C4, BOL, whole genome shotgun sequence:
CATGATTTCATGAAAACATTGATAATTTCCCATTTGAACTTAAAAAAGGCAATATTTATTTAACCACATGGGTTTGGTTTGGTGGCGCATGGCGTCCCAAGTGTCCCTAAGGGACTTAGGTTCAAATCCGCGTCAATTCAGGTTTATCCATCTATGTGGTCAAGCGACAGAGATATCTAATTCTCTTTGCGAGCAATCGGGTATGGCTGCCACCGGTAGTCAGGCCCCTAGAGAACTAGTTGGATGGGTTTTGACATGCCGGATATCCGGTTATCAGAAAAAATAACTTAAGAAAAGATATAATATACATTTCAGCTCCATTATCTTTCTCATGGTGCGAATTGAATGACACTTCTTCTTTTTCGTTTGCGGCTAATAAACCCTACATTTGAAAGATCAACGGTCGCTTCAAAACGGCAACACCCGTTTAAATACATATTGTTTCATTTGGGTATCAGGTTCTTTGTGTTTAAATTTGGCTCCATTCGGATATTATAAATTCTTGTGTGAGTTTCGAGTCGGGTCCTTCTGAATCGGATATGTTCGGTTCTGATGTATATAAACGTAAAAATATATAAACAACTACTTAGAAATGTGATTAAACAATTTATAAAACATAAGTAAGAATCAAAATCTAGGTGGATATGCGTGCAAATCAAACTCTAGTTTAAAATTATACTAAGTATAGTTTTCCAAAAACAAAATAGACATTTCAGCTCCATTTATTTTCTGTTTTTTTTGTGATCAACACTCCATTATCTTTCTTAGGCTTGGGCGTTCGGGTCTTTGGGTCGGTTTCGGGCCGGTTCCTTTCGGATCCGGATCTTTCTGGTCCTAAATATTTAGATCCAATACTAAGAAATTTCCAGTTGGGGTTCGGGTTGGTTCTTCTCGGGTCCGGGTCGATTCGGATCTATAATTAAAATACCCTTAAAATATCCGTAATTTTTCGGGTCCATATTGGGTTCGGGTCGGGTTCGGGTATTTAGTATCTGAAAAGGACATGATATACCCAATTCCATCAAATTTAGTTGATATTTTGTCATATATATCTAAAATTTTACAAAATAACTTAAATGAAACTATTAATAATTAAAATAAAACATTTTTAAACTCTAATTTTTTTTTTTTTTTTTTGTTGAACTTTTCAATTACAACAAAAGAAAAAATTACAGGCAACTTTAGTTTATGCTTTCAAAAGAAACAAAAAGCAGCATATGAAACATGATACATTATCTGGAAAAAGGAAGCCGTTAAAAATTTCAATTAAGATGTTCTTTCGAACCATCTCTGCATCGTTTCGGCATAGAATGTCGGGTTTCTTTGCCTGAGGGAAGATAACCTGTTTCTAATTGTTTTGTCGATGTAGTGAACCATCTGACCAGTGCTGGTAGGATTGTTGTTGTGTCTCCTTATGTTCCTTTCACGCCATATGCTATGAATGCTTGCCTGGAAAGCAAGCTTCAACAAGCATCTGTCCGTCTCTTTCCTTCTGTTAGAGGTGATGGAGGTGATAGTTGTTGTCCAGTCATGATTTGCATTGTGTCCCAGTATAAACCCCACTAGGCCGATCCAAACCGTAAAGGAAAAAGGGCATGCGAAGAATAGGTGGTCGCGAGTTTCGTCGGGTTCTCCACATAGGGGGCATGGTTGAACAATACCCCAAGCTCTTGTTCTAGCTCCTGTCGCCAACCTATCCTTAAGAGCCAACCAAGTTATGAAAGCAAATCGTGGGATGCTCTGTCGGAACCAAACAACTTTACACCATTTAGAACTCTAAATTTTACATTCTAAAGCTTTATATTACTTAAAAAACGTTACAAAATAATAACAAATGTTGTTAACAAAAGATATTTCAACTAAATCATAAAATAATAAAATATAAAATAGAACACAAAAACATCATAGTTTTAGATATACATGTTTTTAAGTCGGGTGCAAATCGGTTCTTATCGGGTCAGGTCTATTCGGGTCGGTTTTTTTCGAATCCGGGTCTATTCGGGTCGGTTCCTTTCGGTTCCGGTTCTTTCAGGTAAAAAAAAATTTTAACCCAAAAGATACTTGTAAATTGTCGGTCCGGTTCCGGATCAGATATTTTTGGAACTGTTCCGGTTCGGGTTTTCAGATCCATGTTAAAATGCCCATGCCTAATCTTTCTCACGGTGCGGATTGAATGATACTTCTTCTTTTTCGCGTGCGGCTAATAAACCCTACATTTGAAAGATCAACGGTCGCGTCAAAGAGACAAAACCCAAAGACGATTCGGAGTTTCCACTGCAAAGCTTCGAGCTTCGAGAGCAAAACGATGTCCCATTCTTCTGCGCCTCGGATGAGAAAATGTCGGCAGAAAGAAGAAGAAGAAGAAGAAGAAGAAGAACCACTGGGAGGAGATATGGAGGATCTCTTCAACGAAAAGGAGACCCAGAACATCAGAACGTCTCTGCTTGATTGGTACGATGAGAATCAGCGAGATCTACCATGGAGGAAGAAGACAAGGAGCGAGACTGAAAAAGAGAGAAGAGCTTATGAGGTTTGGGTATCGGAGATTATGTTGCAGCAAACTAGGGTTCAGACTGTAATGGAGTATTACAAACGTTGGATGCATAAATGGCCCACCATCTACGACCTTGCTCAAGCTTCCCTTGAGGTTGGTTATTCTTTCTAATTTCGAATCAATTGAACTTTCCTTTATTGTCCCATTCGTATATATGTTTGCCTGTGTGATGTGCTAATCAGAAGTAAAGGCTTAATCTTTTTTTTTTTGGTGGTTCTGCTCTGCATTGTCTCATCTTTAGTTCCATTTTCACTGACTCGGAAGTAATGGCTTAATAGCATGTTATTTACCTATCATTAGTAGGGAAGAGATTACTCTCTTTTATTCCAAATGGAGAGGTTTATATATTAGTCAATGCCACACCATTTGAATTTGTTTATCCAGTGGCATGAGAAAAAATAGCCTTTTTTTTCCTGTGTTATGTGGTTCATTGCTTGTTTATGTTTTGGGAAATTGGCTTCTTTGTAAAGAGTGTCTGTGTTAATGATGTGGGAAATTGTGAATCAACCCTCCCATTTGAATCCCCCATGATGTGCTTGTGTTTTTTTTTCGTGAGCTATATAACTCGGAAGTAAGGGCTTAATCTTATTGAGTTTTGCTATGCATTACCAATGGAAACTAAGTACTCTATTAGTCAATAAAAAAAAGATTATTGTTGCTAAAGAAAATTGAGTTCTTGGCGCTGCAGGAGGTAAACGAAATGTGGGCAGGTTTGGGGTACTATCGACGGGCACGCTTTCTTTTAGAGGTGAATAATACACTTACTTGTGCAGTCCAGGACTCTTTCACTAAATATCCTAAGTAATGTAGTTTTATTTCTGGTAGGGAGCAAAGATGGTTGTTGCAGGGAAGGAGGGTTTTCCTAATAAAGCGTCTAGCCTTATGAAAGTTAAAGGAATAGGAGAATATACAGCCGGAGCAATTGCCTCCATTGCTTTTAATGAGGTGCGGTCAGTTTTCTTATCAGTCATAATAAACTTAAGTAAAACTTTTGCTACTTATTATGTTCCAGGCGGTACCTGTTGTTGACGGTAACGTGATTAGAGTGCTTGCCAGGCTAAAGGCTATCTCAGCTAATCCGAAAGACCGGCTTACTGTGAAGATTTTCTGGTGAACCAACTTTTGCATTTCCTAAGACAATAACAAGAAGTGGATAAATTTTTATATATGTATATATTTATTTATTTTGGTCAGGAAACTAGCTGCACAACTTGTGGATCCTTCACGTCCTGGAGATTTCAACCAATCTCTGATGGAGCTTGGTGCGACTCTGTGCTCCGTATCAAAGCCAAGTTGCTCTTCTTGTCCTATTTCCAGCCAGTGCCGTGCATATTCTCTGTTCCAGGAAAACAGAAGCATTCCCGTGACAGAGTATCCTACAAAAGTGGTCAAGGCCAAGCCAAAGGTCGACTTCTGTTGCGTATGTGTTTTGGAAATACAGATACAGGAGAAGAACCAGTCAGGAGGTAGATTTGTTCTTGTAAAGAGACCCGAAGAGGGTCTGCTTGCTGGTCTTTGGGAGTTCCCATCTGTTATATTGGATAAGGAAGCTAGTCTGGCAGCAAGGAGGAAGGCGATCAATCTCTACCTTAAAGAAGCATTTCATCTAGAACCCAAGGAAACATGCACTGTAGTCTCAAGAAAAGAACTTGGAGAGTTTGTCCACATCTTCACACACATACGTCGAAAAATTTATGTGGAGCTATTAGTCGTACAATTTACAGGTTTGACCAGCATATATATATATATCTTTCTTTTTCCGGTTTTTCCTGTAAATAGAGACATGAACGTGTATTTAGACAATATGTTACTTTCTTCTATGTCATAGAAGGGGGAACAATTGATCTGTTCAAAGATGAGGCAGAGGACACTCTGACATGGAAGTGTGTGGACAGTGATGTTCTTTCTACCATGGGACTGACATCGGCTGTAAGAAAGGTATCTCCTTATCCTCATTATAGAAACAGTCAGTTTTTTGTCATGATCGTTGAATTCGAGAACTCTATGGTTAAAAGCAAGTAAATGTTGATGGAGTGTAGGTGTATTCAATGGTTGAAGCACACAAGCAAGATTTATCTGTCTCATCAAATAGAACAGCCATTTCCAGGAAACGAAGAATCACATGACCTTCTTCTCACAATTGTCTGTATGTATTGTCTAGCATTTGGATATCAAAGGCATCAAAGACCGGAAACACTTTCGATTTTTTTCAAAAAAAAAGAAAGACCGGAAACACTTGTGATCTCGGTTTGACCAATTAGTTCTACTGAGTAAAGTGACTGGATCCAGAGTTGATTATGTAAGCAATATTTATAAGCCTCAGGTTCTTTCTTACTAAGGTTTTGATTATTTTTTAAGTAGGGAACTTTGTAATCGTTACTTTAGTTTCTGTTAAATTCATTATGTTTTTGCTTCAGTCGATTTAAGGTCTACCAAGTTGAATCAATCTGAATTTTCTTAAAAATAAAACATTAGCTACGTTTAAACAAGTCAAGTACAAGCTCGAGTTCTACTTCTAATTCAACAAACCTGATAGATTTTAGCTATCTGTAGGGAATGAAAAGAAAGACTAGATTTATTGATTCAAGCTTGTTTGTAAGATTCGTTTTACAATCTCATTTGTTCAATTTATCAACGATCTTATAGCGATCGTACGCACTCATCACGTCTCTAAGCTTAAGAACAAGCATAAAAGATTCTTACATTCCCTCTCTCTCTCTCACATAAGTAAACAAACACTCTTCACATCTTTCACTTGATCTAGCCGCAGACCCTCCGAGTCAATCCATAGCTTTCATTTCCTCATTAATATTCAAATCTCCAATGTCTCCGGCCACATCAGCCTCCCCTGTTTTCTTCTGAATCACTCCTTTTTTCCTTTGACCGTAATACACATTTTAATATTTATCAATACTTCCTCCAACAAAATAAAGCTTGCCCTAGAACTTTTAATGTGAAAACTAAGTGATAAAATCTCAATAAAATAAACCATAAGTTCTCTTTTTTATTTATCAAACCTATGAGTTCTCTAAAATCTGATTTCCAATCCAACTAACTAGAAGCTCCAGTACTCCAAATTTATCATAGCGCTTATCCACCACCTAATCCGGTTCTAACAACGATTGTACATTGCCTTCTCACACCACTAGAAGCTCCACCACCTGTTCATGCTGACCCAAAGCGCGCTTGAGTTGAGAAACATGAAAAACAGGGCGGACGCGAAACCCTTCTAATAAACCATGGCCCTGTTCGTTTGCTCACCCAGATGATCCATCTGGGTGAAGATGCAAATCGATGTTCGTTTTGTGCATTATAATGCTACATCCAGATAGATCATCCAGCTGAATTTTTAAAAACTCATCTCAAATTCTCACCCAAATGAAGGTGAGTCTTGATGGTGCATCTGGATGCAGATGCATCTAGTTCAATACAAAATGATAAATGAAAAAATGACTTTTTAAAATCAAAATATTATTTTCAAACCTTAAATTCTATTTTTTTGCATATACATTTTTCTGCTATAACCAAAAAATGCATTTTCTCGCAAAAACTGAAAAAACACACNNNNNNNNNNNNNNNNNNNNNNNNNNNNNNNNNNNNCCAAAAAAACACATTTTTCGGCCAAACCAGTAAAACCGCACTTTTCGACCAAAACCAAAAAATTGCATTT
Proteins encoded in this window:
- the LOC106337606 gene encoding A/G-specific adenine DNA glycosylase isoform X2, producing the protein MILLLFRVRLINPTFERSTVASKRQNPKTIRSFHCKASSFESKTMSHSSAPRMRKCRQKEEEEEEEEEPLGGDMEDLFNEKETQNIRTSLLDWYDENQRDLPWRKKTRSETEKERRAYEVWVSEIMLQQTRVQTVMEYYKRWMHKWPTIYDLAQASLEEVNEMWAGLGYYRRARFLLEGAKMVVAGKEGFPNKASSLMKVKGIGEYTAGAIASIAFNEAVPVVDGNVIRVLARLKAISANPKDRLTVKIFWKLAAQLVDPSRPGDFNQSLMELGATLCSVSKPSCSSCPISSQCRAYSLFQENRSIPVTEYPTKVVKAKPKVDFCCVCVLEIQIQEKNQSGGRFVLVKRPEEGLLAGLWEFPSVILDKEASLAARRKAINLYLKEAFHLEPKETCTVVSRKELGEFVHIFTHIRRKIYVELLVVQFTGGTIDLFKDEAEDTLTWKCVDSDVLSTMGLTSAVRKVYSMVEAHKQDLSVSSNRTAISRKRRIT
- the LOC106337606 gene encoding A/G-specific adenine DNA glycosylase isoform X1; the protein is MILLLFRVRLINPTFERSTVASKRQNPKTIRSFHCKASSFESKTMSHSSAPRMRKCRQKEEEEEEEEEPLGGDMEDLFNEKETQNIRTSLLDWYDENQRDLPWRKKTRSETEKERRAYEVWVSEIMLQQTRVQTVMEYYKRWMHKWPTIYDLAQASLEEVNEMWAGLGYYRRARFLLEGAKMVVAGKEGFPNKASSLMKVKGIGEYTAGAIASIAFNEAVPVVDGNVIRVLARLKAISANPKDRLTVKIFWKLAAQLVDPSRPGDFNQSLMELGATLCSVSKPSCSSCPISSQCRAYSLFQENRSIPVTEYPTKVVKAKPKVDFCCVCVLEIQIQEKNQSGGRFVLVKRPEEGLLAGLWEFPSVILDKEASLAARRKAINLYLKEAFHLEPKETCTVVSRKELGEFVHIFTHIRRKIYVELLVVQFTEGGTIDLFKDEAEDTLTWKCVDSDVLSTMGLTSAVRKVYSMVEAHKQDLSVSSNRTAISRKRRIT